DNA sequence from the Penicillium psychrofluorescens genome assembly, chromosome: 3 genome:
GTGATGGGCTCACTACCGTTCACCGTGGTTCCATCAGACATGAGATCATCCGATCTCAGCTCCCAGTTTGCGGCGCGGACTTTGGAGCGTCGACGCTCGGACTTGACGGTATCTTTCATAAAGGCAAATGAGCGCGCTTGATCTGCCGCCCATTTATGTAGCATGTCATCCCGAGACTCGATCTCAAGTCGTAGCTGTTCCTCCAGACCAGCGTTGACCTGACGGAGGCGCTGAGCTTCAGACCGCGTATCCTCGAGGGAAGTGGATAGATCTGAGATGCGGACATTGAGGGCGCCAATATCTTCCTCCTGGCGCTGGACCTGGTCGTTGGTGCTGGCCTCGAGGCTCTCAAGCGCTTTCTGGTGCTCTTTCTCAAGCGACTCCATCTGCGCCGTCAGGTCACACGCACGGATCTGATTCTGCTCGACAGTCTCTTCCAGTTCTTGGATGCGCCTTTCAGTgtccgaagaagaggttTCAGCGGCAGAACGTAGCTTCTGCTCATCAGCCACCTGGCTTTCAAGGTCGGATATTTGTTGGGCGTAACCCTCCCTGGCAGTCATGTTCTCTTGCTCCAGGCTGCTAACAAGCTCTTCCAGACTTTTCACATCATCACGATATTTGTCGAGTGCTGCATTTAACCTGTCAATCCCAACGGCCTGTTCATGGCCTTCGCGCTCGAGGTCCTGCATCCGCATCCTGGTGTGCAGCATATCGCCAGTAGATGAAGCAATCGATTCCTCGAGGTTGTTTATTTTGTTTGCGGCAGTTTCGTATCGTGTAAGGAGAGCGTTGAATTGTCCTCGTAGCGCTTTTTCGCGGCCCAGAGACCCGCTATGGTGATCCCGTTCGATTCCTAGGTCCTTCGCGAGGGACTCCACGCGCCATACAAGCGCTCTCAGAGTCGCCTTACCATCTTCTAAGCCCGCGCCAGCCGTCTCTCCGGGGACGGCACGTTCGAGTTCAAGACGCGCGGAACGGAAGTGGTTTCGCATGTCAGAGATCCCGTCGTAGGCATCAGTACCGGTGAAGCCCAAGTCAGAGAATTCTTGGCTGATTTCTTCCAGCGTCTGAGCAGCATCGGAAGCGCGTGAAAGGGCCAGCGTCAACACGTTGAGGATTTGGTCAAAGAagtctggtggtggagaggatTGCCGGAACATTTCACTGATGGTTGGGTCGTCGAGCCCGGAAACACGCGAGCGGCATGCGTTAAAGAGATCTTTCTTTGCATTCCGAGCTGCCTCCAAGTCGAGAGTTAGGGCGTCCAGGTCGGATGTTTCAGTAGAGTTGACGCTCTGTGCTTGAGTGGAGGCATCCACATTCGAGGGCTGGGTCTCAAATAGCATGAGACTATCCGTCACCGGCGAAAGGCCATTGCGGATGCCACGGAAGTCGGGCGAGTTGGACACGATGGCACTATcattgatgaagaaggtatctccatcaccattgaCAGAGGGACTAGGCCCGTCCAGATGCCGACCGGTCTCGATTTCCGACTCTAGGAGCATCGTTGACTCTGATGAAGAGAAGTGACCATCAGATCGACTCTGCTTCAGagcatccatctccagcctAAGAGCATCTCGCTCCTGCTTCAAGACCCTTAGGGTCTTCTCAAAACTAGCCGTCTCCCGCTTCTCACGCTCGATATGAGTAATCTCATCACTGAGCCCGATACGGCGAATGCGGCGCTGCGTCCGCATATCCAGGATCTGGCGCAACGGCGTAAACTGCATGCGTCTTTCGGAGCAGGATTCATCAAACGGTGCAATGGGGTCAAACGACCGCTGGAAGCGCGGTGTCGGAGCCGACGATGTGCGTCGTCCGCGTCGGCTAGGCGTGCAGTCTCCTCCTCTACGCGCCGAAACAGCATCTGCAAATGAGGTGCGACGCATTGCCGGGGTCAAGCTGGTTGATCCAAACTCGGCATCGGGTAGTCGAGGGCCAGGGTCGGAAAAGCGgactttctttcttcgcctTTGGGGTGTGCTGACCGCAGGAGCTTGGTCTGAAGATAAGGCGAGGCTATGTCTTGTGCGATGGGAGACAGGGAGGTCGTCCGGTGCATTT
Encoded proteins:
- a CDS encoding uncharacterized protein (ID:PFLUO_004307-T1.cds;~source:funannotate), encoding MDSTQTGRKRKSSCISNAPDDLPVSHRTRHSLALSSDQAPAVSTPQRRRKKVRFSDPGPRLPDAEFGSTSLTPAMRRTSFADAVSARRGGDCTPSRRGRRTSSAPTPRFQRSFDPIAPFDESCSERRMQFTPLRQILDMRTQRRIRRIGLSDEITHIEREKRETASFEKTLRVLKQERDALRLEMDALKQSRSDGHFSSSESTMLLESEIETGRHLDGPSPSVNGDGDTFFINDSAIVSNSPDFRGIRNGLSPVTDSLMLFETQPSNVDASTQAQSVNSTETSDLDALTLDLEAARNAKKDLFNACRSRVSGLDDPTISEMFRQSSPPPDFFDQILNVLTLALSRASDAAQTLEEISQEFSDLGFTGTDAYDGISDMRNHFRSARLELERAVPGETAGAGLEDGKATLRALVWRVESLAKDLGIERDHHSGSLGREKALRGQFNALLTRYETAANKINNLEESIASSTGDMLHTRMRMQDLEREGHEQAVGIDRLNAALDKYRDDVKSLEELVSSLEQENMTAREGYAQQISDLESQVADEQKLRSAAETSSSDTERRIQELEETVEQNQIRACDLTAQMESLEKEHQKALESLEASTNDQVQRQEEDIGALNVRISDLSTSLEDTRSEAQRLRQVNAGLEEQLRLEIESRDDMLHKWAADQARSFAFMKDTVKSERRRSKVRAANWELRSDDLMSDGTTVNGSEPITPVSMTRFVDVEVGRGKNRRRIDSGIGILTEEDLLEDEDISNLRRGLDSDDIELPT